The genomic DNA CTCCCCTGCTGCATAAAGCGCTTCGGGGTCCAGGCCCTGCAGTTTCACCACCGGATCAGGCTGGTAATAGCGGGAAATGTGCGTTCTGAACCCAAGCACCACGGATTCTTGCTGGTCTTTGCTCACGTACTGCACCGCTGAAACAGCATGATCTGCAGGGGACCGCAGGCGGTATTGGTCACCCCCATGCAGGATGTGTCGGATTTGTTTGTACTGCCCAATCAGCTCTGCAGCCTCTTCACGCTCGGCGTCAGACCAGTGGAGGATGTGCCCTCCAATCCCAAGCACCCCACACATCGCCACATGGAAACGAAATTTCAGGGAGAAGCGGTCCTTGCCCCAGTCGGTGGCCCAGGCCTCCATGGTGTTAGCCGGGTAGGCCAGCGAGTACCCCTCCTGAATCTGCAACCTTGCTGCAGGGTCGGTGCAATCGCTGATCCAGGCCTGATCCGCCATGCGCAGCATGCCCACATCCACCCGGCCTCCGCCACCGGAGCAGGTCTGCCAGATCACCTCAGGGTGCCTTTCCCTGAGGGTGCCCCACACCCGGTACAGGCCCTGCACGTGGCGCACCCAGAGTTCTCTGGCATCTCCTGCAAAATCAGGCCATCCAGGCTCGGACACATAACGGTTGAAGTCCCACTTGATGAAAGAAATCTCGTGCTTCGCCAGCAGGTCATCCAGCAGATGGATCAGGTGGTTCTGCACATCCTCTCTGCCCAGGTTGAGGATCAGCTGGTTTCTGGCCTCATTTCTCTTTCTGCTCTTAAAGTGGTACACCCAGTCGGGATGGGCGCGGTACAGGTCGCTGTCGGGGTTCACCATCTCAGGCTCGACCCACAGGCCGAAATCCATGCCCAGACCTTTGACTTTCTCGATCAGAGGCTCAAGGCCATCCGGGAATTTGACTTCATCAGGCCACCAGTCTCCCAGACCGGACCGGTCATAGGTGCGGCCATGGAACCAGCCGTCGTCCATCACAAAAAGCTCAATGCCCATCTGTGCCGCCACTTCGGCCAGCTGGGATTGCCCCTCCACCGTCACATCAAAGGCTGTGGCTTCCCAGGAGTTGTACAGCACTTTGCGGGTCTGGTCCGGGTGGGGAAGCTGGGTCCGCACGTAGGCATGCAGGTTTCTGCTTGCTGCACCAAAACCCTGATCGGTGTAACCTGCCACACTGGCCGGCGTCTCAAAGTGTTCTCCGGGCCGGAGGGTCCATGCAAAGTCCCAGTCGTTGATGCCCAGTCCAATGCGGGTCTGGTGGGCATTGGTCCTCTCTGCCAGCAGTTTGAAGTTTCCACTCCAGCACAGGAGCCCGAACCACACTTCTCCATGCGTCTCGCTGGAGGGCTGAGCTGCAGAATCAGCAGCAAAAAAAGGGTGGTGCTGGTGGCTGGTGGTGAGGGTGCGGGATTCCAGCACTTTTGTGCCTTCAGTGAGGGTGTCCCGCTGGATGCGAAACTCATCCAGCCACTGGCCCGACAGGTGGGTGAGGCGGTAGGTTTCACCTTCAGGCAGGTGCCAGAACGCAGAAAGCACCCGTTCCAGGGTCAGGGTCTGGTTTCCAGTGTTTTCAAAGGTCACCCAGCGTTCGATCAGGTCTGCCTGTTCGTGCACACGGTAATGCAAGGTCACTTGCAGCCCGGTGAGCCGGTCCTGAAAGCGCACGTTCAGAATATGACCGTTCAAATCGCTGTCCACAAAAGACAGCACCGAATCCCTGGTTCCCTGCTCCGAGCTGACCTTGAAGGCAGGCTCACTGTACCTCAAACCTCCGTAAGGGGGGTATTCTTCGCGGGTGAGGTGGGGCGGATTGACAAAAGAAATCTCGGACTCTGGAACCAGAGCAAGGGGGTAATCCTCCACCCTGGGCAGTTTCTTTCCCCAGTAGCGGTGGGCCAGATGCCCTGCCTCGTTGAGTCCAAAAGCGTAGGCGACGTTTGCGGTTTCCAGAATCCAGCCGTGTGCACCTTCATAAATGGGCATGTTCAAAAAGCTCCTGACAGTGAAAGGGGGCGTGGGGGTGAAGCCACCCCACAGGTGGGTGGGGTGGCTGAAAAAGGGTGGTT from Deinococcus cellulosilyticus NBRC 106333 = KACC 11606 includes the following:
- a CDS encoding alpha-galactosidase; the protein is MPIYEGAHGWILETANVAYAFGLNEAGHLAHRYWGKKLPRVEDYPLALVPESEISFVNPPHLTREEYPPYGGLRYSEPAFKVSSEQGTRDSVLSFVDSDLNGHILNVRFQDRLTGLQVTLHYRVHEQADLIERWVTFENTGNQTLTLERVLSAFWHLPEGETYRLTHLSGQWLDEFRIQRDTLTEGTKVLESRTLTTSHQHHPFFAADSAAQPSSETHGEVWFGLLCWSGNFKLLAERTNAHQTRIGLGINDWDFAWTLRPGEHFETPASVAGYTDQGFGAASRNLHAYVRTQLPHPDQTRKVLYNSWEATAFDVTVEGQSQLAEVAAQMGIELFVMDDGWFHGRTYDRSGLGDWWPDEVKFPDGLEPLIEKVKGLGMDFGLWVEPEMVNPDSDLYRAHPDWVYHFKSRKRNEARNQLILNLGREDVQNHLIHLLDDLLAKHEISFIKWDFNRYVSEPGWPDFAGDARELWVRHVQGLYRVWGTLRERHPEVIWQTCSGGGGRVDVGMLRMADQAWISDCTDPAARLQIQEGYSLAYPANTMEAWATDWGKDRFSLKFRFHVAMCGVLGIGGHILHWSDAEREEAAELIGQYKQIRHILHGGDQYRLRSPADHAVSAVQYVSKDQQESVVLGFRTHISRYYQPDPVVKLQGLDPEALYAAGEEVRSGTAWMQRGLEIKLGEFQSQIWRLKRLE